From a single Arachis hypogaea cultivar Tifrunner chromosome 3, arahy.Tifrunner.gnm2.J5K5, whole genome shotgun sequence genomic region:
- the LOC112771956 gene encoding pathogenesis-related protein 1B-like, with translation MGRLHIVAVVTSFITVIPLCLLAQNSPQDYLEAHNIARAEVGVNPLLWDNELESQANTFLSKHIVDCLDRVSISPHPMYGQNILSGPSKSLTGAFAVAKWVAQKQNYDYISNTCIGGNPANCVAYTQVVSKASTYVGCARANCLNGRTLVTCYYYPPGNILGQRPY, from the coding sequence ATGGGGAGGTTGCATATTGTGGCGGTAGTAACAAGTTTTATAACGGTAATCCCATTATGTTTATTGGCACAAAACTCTCCACAAGACTATCTTGAAGCTCACAATATTGCACGTGCAGAAGTTGGGGTTAATCCTCTGTTGTGGGATAATGAGTTAGAATCACAGGCCAACACGTTTTTGAGTAAACACATTGTGGATTGCCTTGATAGGGTATCTATATCCCCTCATCCTATGTACGGTCAAAACATTTTGAGTGGTCCATCCAAAAGCCTTACAGGAGCATTTGCTGTGGCAAAGTGGGTGGCACAAAAACAAAATTATGACTACATATCCAACACTTGCATAGGTGGTAACCCTGCTAATTGTGTTGCCTACACTCAAGTTGTTTCCAAGGCATCTACTTATGTAGGATGTGCTAGAGCCAATTGTCTTAATGGAAGAACTCTTGTTACTTGCTACTATTACCCTCCAGGCAACATCTTAGGTCAACGCCCCTACTAA
- the LOC112771946 gene encoding uncharacterized protein, whose product MSAKGNPNHRGTDLTPILSRASTLTLTSHLSPLTFPVSTLTLRPATATSVQPPLPSQLPTLNSHRLLPHFPSFAQQTSQTSFPPSRSHRSIVKASIAQPLSCRASSVPLRSCPFSGVCSVPSRGPSLEVRLFPGISLFSCLLGSCCHVPPFCFYSTISIAFQSSISLSLSLSLFCSNFRTCSSLSSS is encoded by the exons ATGTC GGCCAAAGGGAACCCTAATCATAGAGGCACAGACCTCACCCCTATCCTCTCTCGAGCTTCCACTCTCACTCTCACCTCTCACCTCTCACCTCTCACGTTTCCAGTCTCCACTCTCACTCTCCGTCCAGCCACCGCCACTTCCGTCCAACCACCGCTGCCGTCGCAACTTCCAACTTTGAACAGCCACCGCCTGCTCCCTCACTTCCCTTCCTTCGCGCAGCAAACGTCGCAAACTTCCTTCCCTCCATCGCGAAGCCACCGCTCGATCGTCAAAGCCTCCATCGCGCAGCCACTGTCTTGCCGCGCCAGCTCTGTTCCACTGCGCTCCTGTCCCTTCAGCGGCGTCTGCTCTGTTCCATCGCGCGGCCCTTCCCTcgaag tcagattattccctggaatTTCCCTCTTCTCATGTTTGCTTGGAAG TTGCTGTCATGTCCCACCGTTCTGTTTCTATTCAACCATCTCCATTGCATTTCAAAGctccatctccctctccctctccctctccctgtTCTGTTCGAATTTCAGAACATGCTCCAGCCTAAG TTCCTCCTAG
- the LOC112771938 gene encoding pathogenesis-related protein 1B, giving the protein MGRLHIVAVVTSFITVIPLCLLAQNSPQDYLEAHNIARAEVGVNPLLWDNELESQANTFLSKHIVDCLDRVSISPHPMYGQNILSSPSKSFTGAFAVAYWVAKKQNYDYRSNTCIGGNPAKCVTYTQVVSKSSTYVGCARANCLNGGTLVICYYHPPGNILGTRPY; this is encoded by the coding sequence ATGGGGAGGTTGCATATTGTGGCGGTAGTAACAAGTTTTATAACGGTAATCCCATTATGCTTATTGGCACAAAACTCTCCACAAGACTATCTTGAAGCTCACAATATTGCACGTGCAGAAGTTGGGGTTAATCCTCTGCTGTGGGATAATGAGTTAGAATCACAGGCCAACACGTTTTTGAGTAAACACATTGTGGATTGCCTTGATAGGGTATCTATATCCCCTCATCCTATGTACGGTCAAAACATTTTGAGTAGTCCATCCAAAAGCTTTACAGGAGCATTTGCTGTGGCATATTGGGTGGCAAAAAAACAAAATTACGACTACAGATCCAACACTTGCATTGGTGGTAACCCTGCTAAGTGTGTTACCTACACTCAAGTTGTTTCCAAGTCATCTACTTATGTAGGATGTGCTAGAGCCAATTGTCTTAATGGTGGAACTCTTGTTATTTGTTACTATCACCCTCCAGGCAACATCTTAGGTACTCGCCCCTactaa
- the LOC112769372 gene encoding alkane hydroxylase MAH1 — MESLEFIAIVAAIFSFFFIHTWRSNRNNPVTNWPFFGMLPGVLCNLSDIHDQTTTTLKQCGGTFLFKGPWLTNLNFLITTDPMNVHHITSKNFDNYIKGSEFYEIFEILGDGIFNTDSHKWKHNRNILHSLFRQNSFESLVVKTIHKKLESCLVPLLNNTSELGTVVDLQDIFQRFSFDNICSIVLGFDPNSLPNKLKEFPEVAFEKAFNKMEDTMFYRHIVPRFLWKLQKWLQIGQEKSYSECEKIIDQFLHQCIASTFQEQSKVTCTKDDDEPNFNMLKAIVEESEMEKVDRKFLRDNAISLLLAGRDTISSGLSWFFWLVSTHPLVEAKILEEIRAKFITNEENWLITSSLENLNKLVYLHGALCEALRLFPPVPFEHKSALKSDILPSGHRVNANSMVIYSLYSMGRMEQIWGEDCLEFKPERWISEKGSIIHIPSYKFIAFQAGPRSCLGKNISFIQMKLIAITLLWNFQFEVVEGHNNVCPSVSVVLHMKHGLKVKVTKRGIN; from the coding sequence ATGGAGTCCTTAGAATTTATTGCTATTGTTGCTGCCATtttctcattcttctttatcCATACTTGGAGGTCTAATAGAAATAACCCCGTTACTAATTGGCCCTTCTTTGGTATGCTACCAGGGGTTTTATGTAATCTTTCTGATATCCATGATCAAACAACAACCACTTTGAAGCAATGTGGAGGTACTTTTTTGTTCAAAGGTCCCTGGCTCACAAATCTCAACTTTCTCATCACCACTGATCCTATGAATGTGCACCACATTACTAGCAAGAACTTTGACAACTACATCAAAGGCTCTGAGTTCTATGAGATTTTTGAAATACTCGGAGATGGCATCTTTAACACTGATTCCCACAAATGGAAGCATAATAGGAACATACTACATTCATTGTTCAGACAAAACTCGTTTGAGAGTTTAGTTGTGAAAACCATTCACAAGAAGCTTGAGAGTTGCTTAGTTCCACTTCTCAATAATACATCGGAACTAGGAACTGTTGTGGACTTGCAAGACATCTTTCAGAGATTCAGTTTTGACAACATCTGCTCCATAGTGTTGGGATTTGATCCTAACTCCCTTCCTAACAAGCTCAAAGAGTTCCCGGAAGTTGCATTCGAGAAAGCTTTCAACAAGATGGAGGATACAATGTTCTACCGACACATTGTCCCAAGATTTTTGTGGAAGCTTCAAAAATGGCTCCAAATTGGACAAGAGAAGAGCTATAGTGAATGTGAAAAAATAATTGACCAATTCTTGCATCAATGTATAGCATCCACTTTCCAAGAGCAAAGTAAAGTCACGTGCACCAAAGATGATGATGAACCAAATTTTAACATGCTCAAAGCTATTGTGGAGGAAAGTGAAATGGAAAAAGTAGATCGCAAGTTTCTGAGAGACAATGCAATTAGTCTCTTATTAGCAGGAAGGGATACAATTAGTTCAGGTCTCAGTTGGTTTTTCTGGCTAGTTTCAACCCACCCTCTTGTTGAAGCCAAGATCCTTGAAGAAATCAGAGCAAAATTCATAACCAATGAAGAAAATTGGCTCATCACTTCAAGCTTAGAAAATCTTAACAAGCTAGTTTACCTGCATGGAGCTTTGTGTGAAGCATTGAGACTTTTCCCTCCGGTTCCTTTCGAGCACAAATCTGCACTTAAATCTGATATACTCCCCAGTGGGCATCGTGTTAATGCAAATAGTATGGTGATTTACTCTTTATACTCAATGGGAAGAATGGAACAAATATGGGGAGAAGATTGCTTGGAGTTTAAGCCAGAAAGGTGGATTTCTGAAAAGGGAAGCATCATACACATACCATCTTACAAGTTCATAGCTTTTCAAGCAGGCCCAAGAAGTTGTTTGGGTAAAAATATAAGCTTTATTCAGATGAAACTAATCGCCATTACTTTGCTGTGGAATTTTCAATTCGAGGTGGTGGAAGGGCATAATAATGTGTGCCCAAGTGTATCTGTTGTGCTTCACATGAAACATGGCTTGAAGGTCAAGGTTACTAAAAGAGGTATTAATTAG